Proteins from a single region of Shinella zoogloeoides:
- the moaB gene encoding molybdenum cofactor biosynthesis protein B, with protein MARIDETRPFIPVGIAVLTVSDTRTPETDRSGDTLVARITEAGHRLAARAIARDDIPAIRAQVEAWTRDEAIDVVITTGGTGFTGRDVTPEALEPIFEKRMDGFSEVFHRISYDKIGTSTIQSRATGGVLNATYIFVLPGSPGACKDAWDGILKAQLDYRHMPCNFVEIMPRLDEHLKRSAG; from the coding sequence ATGGCGCGCATTGACGAGACGAGACCCTTCATTCCGGTCGGCATCGCCGTGCTCACCGTCTCGGACACGCGCACGCCCGAGACCGACCGCTCCGGCGACACGCTCGTCGCCCGCATCACGGAAGCCGGCCATCGCCTCGCCGCCCGCGCCATCGCCAGAGACGACATTCCCGCGATCCGCGCGCAGGTGGAAGCCTGGACGCGCGACGAGGCCATCGACGTCGTCATCACCACCGGCGGCACGGGCTTCACCGGCCGGGACGTGACGCCGGAAGCGCTGGAGCCGATCTTCGAAAAGCGCATGGACGGCTTCTCCGAGGTCTTCCACCGCATCTCCTATGACAAGATCGGCACCTCGACGATCCAGTCGCGCGCGACCGGCGGCGTGCTCAACGCCACCTATATCTTCGTGCTGCCCGGCTCGCCCGGCGCCTGCAAGGACGCCTGGGACGGCATCCTGAAGGCGCAGCTCGACTATCGCCACATGCCCTGCAATTTCGTGGAAATCATGCCGCGCCTCGACGAACACCTGAAGCGCTCGGCGGGTTAG
- a CDS encoding 4-(cytidine 5'-diphospho)-2-C-methyl-D-erythritol kinase, translated as MPTNSLSGFAVLEPAPAKINLALAVTGRREDGYHLLDSLVTFTAFGDRIGLSPAEADLFTLSGRFSKTLAAESDNLVTRARDRLRAALDADGQAAPPVHIHLEKNLPIASGIGGGSADAAATLRGLLTLWRADLPKATLDAIAIGLGADVPMCLAGRPLIARGVGEEITPVAMPSLPMVLANPLVGVSTPAVFKALASRHNPPLALDASPADWLDAIGRLRNDLEPPAHALCPDISALAETLAATDAHVVRMSGSGASCFALYRSDEAAEAAAALLSQQHPHWFFTATRTLGADDGAH; from the coding sequence ATGCCGACGAACAGCCTTTCGGGCTTTGCCGTCCTCGAGCCGGCGCCCGCCAAGATCAACCTCGCGCTCGCCGTCACCGGCCGGCGCGAGGATGGCTACCACCTCCTCGACAGCCTCGTGACCTTCACCGCCTTCGGCGACCGCATCGGCCTGTCGCCGGCGGAAGCGGATCTGTTCACGCTTTCCGGCCGCTTCTCCAAAACGCTTGCCGCCGAGAGCGACAATCTCGTCACCCGCGCCCGTGACCGGCTGCGGGCCGCGCTCGACGCAGACGGGCAGGCCGCCCCGCCCGTCCATATCCATCTCGAAAAGAACCTGCCCATCGCCTCCGGCATCGGCGGCGGCTCGGCGGATGCAGCCGCAACGCTGCGCGGCCTGCTCACCCTCTGGCGGGCCGACCTGCCGAAAGCCACGCTCGACGCCATCGCCATCGGCCTCGGCGCCGACGTGCCCATGTGCCTTGCCGGCCGGCCGCTGATCGCACGCGGCGTCGGGGAGGAAATCACCCCCGTCGCCATGCCCTCGCTGCCGATGGTGCTCGCCAACCCGCTCGTCGGCGTCTCAACGCCCGCCGTCTTCAAGGCGCTCGCCTCCCGGCATAATCCGCCGCTCGCCCTCGACGCCTCCCCGGCCGACTGGCTGGACGCCATCGGCCGCCTGCGCAACGATCTCGAACCGCCAGCCCACGCGCTCTGCCCGGATATTTCCGCGCTTGCGGAAACCCTTGCCGCGACCGATGCGCACGTGGTGCGCATGTCCGGTTCCGGCGCCTCCTGCTTCGCGCTATACAGGAGCGACGAAGCGGCGGAAGCGGCGGCGGCGTTGCTCTCGCAGCAGCATCCGCACTGGTTCTTCACCGCCACCCGCACGCTGGGAGCTGACGATGGCGCGCATTGA
- a CDS encoding tetratricopeptide repeat protein, which yields MRHSLLLRLLSGVAIAASIALASPLAAYAEDKPAAAAAEETPFDPLDVNTFSGAFLAARTADFDKDYETAVALYRIALQFDPTNADVKQRLMVTLLMNGEFEDGVKLADTLKNDPAVERITSTVRAMEAIRKREYKSAEKILTYKGPNDLDRMMNDLLLAWARYGDGKPKEAIKLITGMQGPEWLAIFKNYHAGALAAAAGDKATARARLNDAILDRNGASAAPDTFLRAVMALARLEAREGNKQKALDAVSVGDGFITSYAPLKALRQSIEAGEKQEQQVRTAAQGAAAVLFSIGGALNREGAEDIVSLYLQAARALDPDSDDVLVLLGGLAENQKKPERAIDYYRAVPEKSPMRRISELQLGLNLNDTGKVEEAKKHLQELIDADPSDLRTYLALGSVLSDAKDYKAMAALYDRAADVIGAVPTRNHWSIFFQRGIAHERLKEWDKAEPNFRKALELNPDQPQVLNYLGYSWVDMNMNLDEGLDMIRKAVSLKPDDGYIVDSLGWAYYRMGRYDDAVAELERAAELRAGDPTINDHLGDAYWRVGRKLEATFQWNRALGLKPEEAEIPKIKLKIENGLPELKKTEPASAEAKEDKPAENTSPEAKAADRKS from the coding sequence ATGCGGCATTCCCTTCTCCTTCGGCTTCTCTCCGGCGTGGCGATTGCAGCCAGCATCGCGCTCGCCAGCCCGCTTGCGGCATATGCGGAGGATAAGCCCGCAGCGGCCGCCGCCGAGGAAACGCCGTTCGACCCGCTGGACGTCAACACCTTCTCGGGCGCGTTCCTCGCCGCCCGCACCGCCGATTTCGACAAGGACTACGAGACCGCCGTCGCGCTCTACAGGATCGCGCTGCAGTTCGACCCGACCAATGCGGACGTCAAGCAGCGCCTGATGGTGACGCTGCTGATGAACGGCGAGTTCGAGGATGGCGTCAAGCTCGCCGATACGCTCAAGAACGACCCCGCCGTCGAGCGCATCACCTCCACCGTCCGCGCCATGGAGGCGATCCGCAAGCGCGAATACAAGAGCGCCGAAAAGATCCTCACCTACAAGGGTCCGAACGATCTCGACCGCATGATGAACGACCTGCTGCTTGCCTGGGCGCGCTACGGCGACGGCAAGCCGAAGGAAGCGATCAAGCTCATCACCGGCATGCAGGGTCCGGAGTGGCTGGCGATCTTCAAGAACTACCATGCCGGCGCGCTCGCCGCCGCGGCGGGCGACAAGGCGACGGCCCGTGCGCGCCTCAACGACGCGATCCTCGACCGCAACGGCGCGAGCGCCGCGCCCGACACGTTCCTGCGCGCCGTAATGGCACTGGCGCGCCTGGAAGCGCGCGAAGGCAACAAGCAGAAGGCGCTGGACGCGGTTTCCGTCGGCGACGGCTTCATCACCAGCTATGCGCCGCTGAAGGCGCTGCGCCAGAGCATCGAGGCCGGCGAGAAGCAGGAACAGCAGGTCCGCACCGCCGCACAGGGCGCGGCCGCCGTGCTCTTCTCCATCGGCGGCGCGCTGAACCGCGAGGGCGCGGAAGACATCGTCTCGCTCTATCTCCAGGCCGCGCGCGCGCTCGACCCGGATAGCGACGACGTTCTGGTGCTGCTCGGCGGCCTGGCCGAGAACCAGAAGAAGCCCGAACGCGCCATCGACTATTACCGCGCCGTGCCGGAAAAATCGCCGATGCGGCGCATTTCCGAGCTGCAGCTCGGCCTCAACCTCAACGATACGGGCAAGGTCGAGGAAGCCAAGAAGCATCTCCAGGAACTGATCGACGCCGACCCCTCGGACCTGCGCACCTATCTCGCGCTCGGCAGCGTGCTTTCCGACGCCAAGGACTACAAGGCCATGGCGGCGCTCTACGACAGGGCCGCCGACGTCATCGGCGCGGTTCCGACCCGCAACCACTGGAGCATCTTCTTCCAGCGCGGCATCGCCCATGAGCGGCTGAAGGAATGGGACAAGGCCGAGCCGAACTTCCGCAAGGCGCTGGAACTCAACCCTGACCAGCCGCAGGTGCTGAACTATCTCGGCTACTCCTGGGTGGACATGAACATGAACCTCGACGAGGGGCTGGACATGATCCGCAAGGCCGTGAGCCTCAAGCCGGATGACGGCTATATCGTCGATTCGCTCGGCTGGGCCTATTACCGCATGGGCCGCTACGACGACGCGGTGGCCGAGCTTGAGCGCGCGGCGGAACTGCGCGCCGGCGACCCGACGATCAACGACCATCTGGGCGACGCCTACTGGCGCGTCGGCCGCAAGCTGGAAGCCACCTTCCAGTGGAACCGCGCGCTCGGCCTGAAGCCGGAAGAGGCGGAAATCCCGAAGATCAAGCTGAAGATCGAAAATGGCCTGCCCGAGCTGAAGAAGACCGAGCCGGCCTCCGCCGAAGCCAAGGAAGACAAGCCGGCGGAAAACACCTCGCCGGAAGCCAAGGCCGCCGACCGCAAGTCCTGA
- a CDS encoding polyprenyl synthetase family protein, which yields MGVVIPLEEGKNKQASVKPLVDLTKADMERVNQLILSKAGSDVQMIPEVANHLISSGGKRLRPMLTLAAASMFGYDGDHHVKLATSVEFMHTATLLHDDVVDESDLRRGKSTARMIWGNQASVLVGDFLLGQAFKMMVEVGSLEALDVLSTAATVIAEGEVLQLSVAKNMETTEDDYLEVIRAKTAALFAAAAEVGPIVANTGKAERNALKSYGMNLGLAFQLVDDALDYGGKAADLGKNTGDDFREGKITLPVILAWRRGTAEDRAFWREAIEGGKSDDANLDHALGLITRYGGLTDTIARAQHYGMIARDALAPLPATPWKDALLEVIDFCISRVS from the coding sequence TTGGGCGTCGTGATACCGCTTGAAGAAGGCAAAAACAAACAGGCATCGGTGAAGCCGCTCGTCGACCTTACAAAAGCCGACATGGAGCGGGTGAACCAGCTCATCCTGTCGAAAGCCGGTTCCGACGTGCAGATGATCCCGGAGGTCGCCAACCACCTGATCTCCTCCGGCGGCAAGCGCCTGCGCCCGATGCTCACCCTCGCGGCCGCCTCGATGTTCGGCTATGACGGCGACCATCACGTCAAGCTCGCCACCAGCGTGGAGTTCATGCACACGGCGACGCTGCTGCATGACGACGTGGTGGACGAAAGCGACCTGCGCCGTGGCAAGTCCACGGCCCGCATGATCTGGGGCAACCAGGCGAGCGTGCTCGTCGGCGACTTCCTGCTCGGCCAGGCCTTCAAGATGATGGTCGAGGTCGGCTCGCTGGAGGCGCTGGACGTGCTCTCCACCGCCGCCACCGTGATCGCCGAGGGCGAGGTGCTACAGCTCTCCGTCGCCAAGAACATGGAGACGACCGAGGACGACTATCTCGAGGTCATCCGCGCCAAGACGGCCGCGCTCTTCGCCGCCGCCGCCGAAGTCGGCCCCATCGTCGCCAATACCGGCAAGGCGGAGCGCAACGCGCTGAAATCCTACGGCATGAATCTCGGCCTTGCCTTCCAGCTCGTCGACGATGCGCTGGACTATGGCGGCAAGGCGGCCGATCTCGGCAAGAACACCGGCGACGATTTCCGCGAGGGCAAGATCACGCTGCCCGTCATCCTCGCCTGGCGGCGCGGCACGGCGGAAGACCGCGCCTTCTGGCGCGAGGCCATCGAAGGCGGCAAGAGCGACGACGCCAATCTCGACCACGCGCTCGGCCTCATCACCCGCTATGGCGGCCTGACGGACACCATCGCCCGCGCCCAGCACTACGGCATGATCGCCCGCGACGCGCTCGCGCCGCTGCCGGCGACGCCGTGGAAGGATGCGCTGCTGGAAGTCATCGACTTCTGCATCTCCCGCGTGAGCTGA
- a CDS encoding putative signal transducing protein: protein MIELIRTNDAVLLSFAESLMKEAGIHCLIADQGMSILEGSLGMLPRRFLVEGDRETEARRILKDAGLEAELRP, encoded by the coding sequence ATGATCGAACTGATCCGTACCAACGACGCCGTCCTGCTCTCCTTTGCGGAAAGCCTGATGAAAGAGGCGGGCATTCATTGCCTCATCGCCGATCAGGGCATGAGCATCCTCGAAGGCTCGCTCGGCATGCTGCCGCGCCGTTTTCTGGTGGAGGGCGACAGGGAGACCGAGGCGCGACGGATATTGAAGGATGCCGGGCTGGAAGCGGAACTCAGGCCGTGA
- a CDS encoding tRNA1(Val) (adenine(37)-N6)-methyltransferase, translating to MTDAAPTPEKPVTETVDAFHYGRFHLVQPKGVGHRSGMDAMLLAALVAGEGPMRVADLGAGAGAAGLAVAARIEKAEVLLVERSPLMAGFARKSLALPSNAAFASRVSVLEADVSLSGKARIEAGLADDVYDHVIMNPPFNDRIDSRTPDALKAEAHAMEHDLFERWIKTAGAIMKPGGQLSLIARPQSIAEIIAACGRRFGGVEITALHARAGESALRILVTAIKGSRTRLSLRMPLVMHEPGQHDFIPFVDDLNNGLAAYPRLPRT from the coding sequence GTGACCGACGCCGCCCCGACGCCGGAAAAGCCGGTCACCGAAACCGTCGACGCCTTCCACTACGGCCGCTTCCATCTTGTCCAGCCGAAGGGCGTCGGCCATCGCTCGGGCATGGACGCCATGCTGCTCGCCGCGCTGGTGGCGGGCGAGGGGCCGATGCGCGTCGCCGATCTTGGGGCCGGGGCCGGGGCCGCCGGCCTTGCCGTCGCCGCGCGCATCGAAAAGGCCGAGGTGCTGCTGGTCGAACGTTCGCCGCTGATGGCGGGTTTTGCCCGCAAGTCGCTGGCGCTGCCCTCCAACGCCGCCTTTGCGTCTCGCGTCTCGGTGCTGGAGGCGGACGTCTCCCTCTCCGGCAAGGCCCGCATCGAGGCCGGCCTTGCCGACGACGTCTACGACCATGTCATCATGAACCCGCCCTTCAACGACCGCATCGACAGCCGCACGCCCGACGCCCTGAAGGCAGAAGCCCATGCCATGGAACATGACCTCTTCGAGCGTTGGATCAAGACGGCGGGCGCCATCATGAAGCCGGGCGGCCAGCTCTCGCTCATCGCCCGCCCGCAATCCATCGCCGAGATCATTGCCGCCTGCGGCCGTCGCTTCGGCGGCGTCGAGATCACCGCCTTGCACGCCCGCGCCGGCGAAAGCGCCCTGCGCATCCTCGTCACCGCCATCAAGGGCTCGCGCACCCGCCTGTCGCTGCGCATGCCGCTCGTCATGCACGAACCCGGCCAGCACGACTTCATCCCCTTCGTCGACGATCTCAACAACGGCCTTGCCGCCTATCCGCGCCTGCCGCGAACCTGA
- a CDS encoding S49 family peptidase — protein MAGFLKRLVPKRFRKEGVVVPVVRLHGAIMAGGSQFRPALNLSAVASALEKAFSYKEAPAVTISVNSPGGSPVQSRLIFQRIRDLAAEKNKHVLVFVEDVAASGGYMIALAGDEIFADPTSIVGSIGVVSGGFGFPEMLKKIGVERRVYTAGTNKAILDPFQPERENEIEYLKSLQLEIHEVFIDMVKARRGTRLKDDPDLFSGLFWTGTRGRALGLVDGLSDMRSELKRRYGPTTRLELVSAPKGLFGRRSPGVGGLSGDMAERIGSAGVAAVAGLAEEKALWGRFGLSG, from the coding sequence ATGGCCGGATTTTTGAAGAGGCTGGTACCGAAGAGGTTCCGCAAGGAGGGCGTCGTCGTTCCGGTGGTCCGGCTGCATGGGGCAATCATGGCGGGCGGCAGCCAGTTCCGGCCGGCGCTCAACCTTTCGGCCGTCGCCTCGGCGCTGGAGAAGGCGTTTTCCTACAAGGAAGCGCCCGCCGTCACCATCTCCGTCAATTCGCCCGGCGGCTCGCCGGTGCAGTCGCGGCTCATCTTCCAGCGCATCCGCGATCTGGCGGCCGAGAAGAACAAGCATGTGCTGGTCTTCGTCGAGGATGTCGCGGCTTCGGGCGGCTATATGATCGCGCTGGCCGGCGACGAGATTTTCGCCGATCCCACCTCCATCGTCGGTTCCATCGGCGTCGTCTCGGGCGGTTTCGGCTTTCCCGAAATGCTCAAGAAGATCGGTGTCGAGCGGCGCGTCTATACGGCCGGCACCAACAAGGCGATCCTCGATCCGTTCCAGCCGGAGCGGGAAAACGAGATCGAATACCTGAAATCCCTCCAGCTCGAAATCCACGAGGTCTTCATCGACATGGTGAAGGCGCGCCGTGGCACAAGGCTTAAGGACGATCCCGATCTTTTCTCGGGCCTGTTCTGGACCGGAACGCGCGGCCGTGCGCTCGGCCTCGTCGACGGCCTTTCCGACATGCGCTCGGAGTTGAAGCGGCGTTACGGGCCGACGACACGGCTTGAGCTCGTCTCGGCGCCGAAGGGGCTTTTCGGCCGCAGGTCGCCGGGCGTCGGGGGGCTTTCCGGGGACATGGCGGAGCGTATAGGCTCGGCGGGCGTTGCGGCCGTGGCCGGGCTTGCCGAGGAAAAGGCGCTGTGGGGCCGCTTCGGCCTTTCGGGGTAA
- a CDS encoding dTDP-glucose 4,6-dehydratase, with product MASLDLDRIRTIVVTGGAGFVGSHIVDDLLAHCPNARIRVLDAFTYAADMSHLDAAFRTGRVTIQEGDVGNLDLVTEMLKDADLVVHAAGESHVERAFAVPERFTVANALGTQVLVEAMGRRRVPLMIHVSSAEVYGAGNGAPIGELAPLLPDNPYGASKAAAEMLISGLVRSYGLDIRVLRPVNIVGTRQNTEKLLPRFLEMAAIGQPLPVHGEGAQVRAFVTVADFCAALRTVVTRGAENATYNVAGEDMLDVLSVARLVLEAAQGPVSGIGFVAGRPDDASRSPLDTGALQALGWRATGTLRRVLPGLAAWYGARVPDSARRRVLQVPELAPQRMQAVTQTAGSGLFRSLERH from the coding sequence ATGGCCTCGCTCGACCTCGACCGGATTCGCACCATCGTCGTGACGGGTGGCGCCGGCTTCGTCGGCTCGCATATCGTCGACGACCTCCTGGCCCATTGCCCGAATGCCCGCATCCGCGTGCTAGACGCCTTCACCTATGCCGCCGACATGTCGCATCTCGACGCGGCCTTCCGCACGGGCCGCGTGACGATCCAGGAAGGCGATGTCGGCAATCTCGACCTCGTGACCGAGATGCTGAAGGATGCCGACCTCGTCGTGCATGCGGCCGGCGAAAGCCATGTCGAGCGCGCCTTCGCCGTGCCGGAGCGCTTCACGGTGGCCAATGCGCTCGGCACGCAGGTGCTGGTGGAGGCGATGGGCCGCCGCCGCGTGCCGCTGATGATCCATGTCAGTTCCGCCGAGGTCTACGGCGCCGGCAATGGCGCGCCGATCGGCGAGCTTGCGCCGCTCCTGCCCGACAATCCCTACGGCGCTTCCAAGGCGGCGGCCGAAATGCTGATCTCCGGTCTCGTGCGCTCCTATGGCCTCGATATCCGCGTGCTGCGGCCGGTCAATATTGTCGGCACGCGCCAGAACACGGAAAAGCTCCTGCCGCGCTTTCTGGAAATGGCCGCCATCGGCCAGCCTTTGCCGGTGCATGGCGAGGGCGCGCAGGTCCGCGCCTTCGTCACCGTCGCCGATTTCTGCGCGGCGCTGCGCACCGTCGTGACGCGCGGGGCCGAGAACGCCACCTATAATGTGGCGGGCGAGGATATGCTCGATGTCCTCTCCGTCGCCCGTCTGGTGCTGGAGGCCGCCCAAGGTCCCGTTTCCGGCATCGGCTTCGTTGCCGGGCGGCCGGACGACGCCAGCCGCTCGCCGCTCGATACCGGCGCGCTGCAGGCGCTCGGCTGGCGTGCGACGGGCACCTTGCGCCGCGTGTTGCCGGGCCTTGCCGCCTGGTATGGCGCGCGCGTGCCGGACAGTGCGCGCCGCCGCGTGCTGCAGGTGCCGGAGCTTGCGCCGCAGCGCATGCAGGCCGTCACGCAGACCGCCGGCTCCGGCCTCTTTCGCTCGCTGGAGCGGCATTGA
- a CDS encoding glycine--tRNA ligase subunit alpha — MTSAALPDHMNPTRSFQGLILTLHNYWADKGCAVLQPYDMEVGAGTFHPATTLRALGPRPWRAAYVQPSRRPSDGRYGENPNRLQHYYQYQVILKPNPSNLQELYLGSLAAIGLDPLLHDVRFVEDDWESPTLGAWGLGWECWCDGMEVSQFTYFQQVCGIECSPVAGELTYGLERLAMYVQGVDNVYDLNFNGREGDEKITYGDVFLQAEQEYSRHNFEYADTAMLHRHFIDAEKECQALLAAGAPGDAENKRLHKCVLPAYDQCIKASHVFNLLDARGVISVTERQSYILRVRTLAKACGEAFLLTDAGGVNWNRDAA; from the coding sequence ATGACCTCCGCCGCCCTGCCTGACCATATGAACCCGACCCGCTCCTTCCAGGGGTTGATCCTGACCCTGCACAATTACTGGGCGGACAAGGGCTGCGCGGTGCTGCAGCCCTATGACATGGAAGTGGGCGCGGGTACGTTCCATCCGGCGACGACCCTGCGCGCGCTCGGTCCGCGCCCGTGGCGCGCCGCCTATGTGCAGCCTTCGCGCCGACCCTCGGACGGCCGCTACGGCGAGAACCCGAACCGCCTTCAGCACTATTACCAGTATCAGGTCATCCTGAAGCCGAACCCGTCGAACCTGCAGGAACTCTACCTCGGCTCGCTCGCCGCCATCGGCCTCGACCCGCTGCTGCATGACGTGCGCTTCGTGGAGGACGACTGGGAAAGCCCGACGCTCGGCGCCTGGGGCCTCGGCTGGGAGTGCTGGTGCGACGGCATGGAAGTCTCGCAGTTCACCTATTTCCAGCAGGTCTGCGGCATCGAATGCTCGCCCGTCGCAGGCGAACTGACCTATGGTCTCGAACGTCTCGCCATGTATGTGCAGGGCGTCGACAATGTCTACGACCTCAATTTCAACGGCCGCGAGGGCGACGAGAAGATCACCTATGGCGACGTCTTCCTGCAGGCCGAGCAGGAATATTCCCGCCATAACTTCGAATATGCCGACACGGCCATGTTGCACCGCCACTTCATCGACGCCGAGAAGGAATGCCAGGCGCTGCTGGCCGCCGGCGCGCCGGGCGATGCGGAAAACAAGCGCCTGCACAAATGCGTGCTGCCGGCCTACGACCAGTGCATCAAGGCGTCCCACGTCTTCAACCTGCTCGACGCCCGCGGCGTTATCTCCGTCACCGAGCGCCAGAGCTATATCCTGCGCGTGCGCACGCTGGCGAAAGCCTGCGGCGAGGCCTTCCTGCTGACGGATGCCGGCGGAGTGAACTGGAACAGGGACGCGGCCTGA
- a CDS encoding LemA family protein produces MIGLAIAAVVVIYAIVIYNGLVRARQVKEEAWSGIDVQLKRRADLIPNLLETVKGYAAHERETLEKVVELRNRAQAVPAGDVAGRAAAEGMLSQALGKLFALAEAYPDLKANQNFAELQQTLETIEGEIQMSRRYYNGAARDLNVKVESFPSNLVASVFKFVKAPYFEIDNPADRAVPTVKF; encoded by the coding sequence ATGATCGGTCTTGCAATCGCGGCAGTCGTCGTCATCTACGCCATCGTCATCTACAACGGCCTCGTGCGGGCGCGGCAGGTGAAGGAGGAGGCCTGGTCCGGCATCGACGTGCAGCTCAAGCGCCGCGCCGACCTCATTCCCAACCTCCTCGAAACCGTGAAGGGCTATGCCGCGCACGAGCGGGAGACGCTGGAAAAGGTCGTGGAGCTGCGCAACCGGGCGCAGGCGGTGCCGGCGGGCGATGTCGCCGGGCGCGCGGCGGCCGAGGGCATGCTGAGCCAGGCGCTCGGCAAGCTCTTCGCGCTCGCCGAAGCCTATCCGGACCTCAAGGCCAACCAGAATTTTGCCGAATTGCAGCAGACGCTGGAGACCATCGAAGGCGAGATCCAGATGTCGCGGCGCTATTACAACGGCGCGGCGCGCGATCTCAACGTCAAGGTCGAGAGCTTCCCCTCGAACCTCGTCGCCTCGGTCTTCAAATTCGTCAAGGCGCCCTATTTCGAGATCGACAACCCGGCCGACCGGGCCGTGCCGACCGTAAAATTCTGA
- a CDS encoding DUF2207 domain-containing protein: protein MPRIAALLTLWLCLLVGSAARAEEYFDRYHSDIALSKNGAMTVTETIRVHAEGNAIRRGIYRDFPLTFADAEGREKEVGFRIVGVARDGRPEPYRTETIRRGVRIYFGSSDVMLAPGFHEYRLTYETTRQIRFFDSHDELFWNVTGTQWAFPIRQASATVRLPPGVRAEALTYFTGPMGATERNARAENRGDTATFETTRGLGPHEGLTIGVKMPAGSIARPTAAEERAYFLKDNRNLFLAFGGLALVLGYYVWAWLAVGRDPPGGVVVPRWDAPEGISPALVNYIDEKGFGGQGWTAVSAAFLNLAVKGLVELSDLATSITVTRTGKPAEGALPTGEATLLAAVPTAGSHFTIEKSNGKRVQRLGAEFRGAMEREHRRKYYLANWPQVISGILLSLACLAALAIFGSLPEEGLVLVILPVFASVFVSIFALALGRNFRQAKTLGARIMAVVIMAFVGSVFVTVFGGIATAIVTEGAATGHLPLFAAVGGIVVTNLVFFFLMGAPTPLGRRMMDGIAGLRQYLTLAEQDRMNMAGAPEMSPRHFETLLPYAVALGVEKPWSETFDRWLLTAAAAGAAAAYQPGWYRGDSFASSRFADRVGGFAGSMARSMTASLPDPPKSSSSGFSSGGGSSGGGGGGGGGGGW from the coding sequence ATGCCGCGGATCGCCGCCCTCCTGACGCTCTGGCTCTGCCTTCTGGTCGGGAGCGCGGCGCGGGCCGAGGAATATTTCGACCGCTACCATTCCGATATCGCGCTGTCGAAGAACGGCGCGATGACGGTGACGGAGACGATCCGCGTCCATGCGGAGGGCAACGCCATCCGGCGCGGCATCTACCGCGACTTCCCGCTCACCTTCGCCGATGCCGAGGGACGGGAGAAGGAGGTCGGCTTCAGGATCGTCGGCGTCGCGCGCGACGGCCGGCCGGAACCCTACCGCACGGAGACCATCCGTCGCGGCGTGCGCATCTATTTCGGCTCCTCCGATGTGATGCTGGCGCCGGGCTTTCACGAGTATCGCCTGACCTACGAGACGACGCGGCAGATCCGCTTCTTCGACAGCCATGACGAGCTGTTCTGGAACGTCACCGGCACGCAATGGGCCTTTCCCATCCGGCAGGCGAGCGCGACGGTGCGCCTGCCGCCGGGCGTCCGCGCCGAGGCGCTCACCTATTTCACCGGTCCCATGGGCGCGACCGAGCGGAATGCGCGGGCCGAGAACCGGGGCGATACGGCCACCTTCGAGACGACGCGCGGCCTTGGCCCGCACGAAGGCCTGACGATCGGCGTGAAGATGCCGGCCGGCAGCATCGCCCGGCCGACGGCGGCCGAGGAGCGCGCCTATTTCCTCAAGGACAACCGCAATCTCTTCCTCGCCTTCGGCGGGCTGGCGCTCGTCCTCGGCTATTATGTCTGGGCCTGGCTTGCGGTCGGGCGCGATCCGCCGGGCGGCGTGGTCGTGCCGCGCTGGGATGCGCCGGAGGGCATCTCGCCGGCGCTCGTCAACTACATCGACGAGAAAGGGTTCGGCGGGCAGGGCTGGACGGCGGTCTCCGCCGCCTTCCTCAACCTTGCGGTCAAGGGCCTTGTCGAGCTTTCGGACCTTGCGACATCCATCACCGTCACGCGCACCGGCAAGCCGGCCGAGGGCGCTTTGCCGACGGGGGAGGCGACCCTGCTTGCCGCCGTGCCCACGGCGGGCAGCCACTTCACCATAGAGAAATCCAACGGCAAGCGCGTGCAAAGGCTTGGTGCCGAGTTCCGCGGCGCGATGGAGAGGGAGCACCGGCGGAAATACTACCTCGCGAACTGGCCGCAGGTGATAAGCGGCATCCTGCTGTCGCTTGCCTGCCTCGCGGCGCTGGCGATCTTCGGCTCTCTGCCGGAGGAGGGGCTGGTGCTCGTCATCCTGCCGGTCTTCGCCTCGGTCTTCGTGTCGATCTTCGCCCTCGCGCTCGGCCGCAATTTCCGGCAGGCGAAAACGCTCGGCGCGCGCATCATGGCCGTCGTCATCATGGCCTTCGTCGGCTCCGTCTTCGTCACGGTCTTCGGCGGCATCGCCACCGCCATCGTGACGGAGGGCGCGGCGACCGGGCACCTGCCGCTGTTCGCCGCCGTCGGCGGCATCGTGGTGACCAATCTCGTCTTCTTCTTCCTGATGGGCGCGCCGACGCCGCTCGGCCGCCGGATGATGGACGGCATCGCGGGCCTTCGCCAATACCTGACGCTCGCCGAGCAGGACCGGATGAACATGGCCGGCGCGCCGGAAATGTCGCCGCGCCACTTCGAGACGCTGCTGCCCTATGCCGTGGCGCTCGGCGTGGAAAAACCCTGGTCGGAAACCTTCGACCGCTGGCTGCTGACCGCAGCGGCGGCGGGCGCGGCCGCTGCCTACCAGCCCGGCTGGTATCGCGGCGACAGCTTCGCCTCCAGCCGCTTCGCCGATCGCGTGGGCGGCTTTGCCGGCTCCATGGCGCGGTCCATGACGGCCTCGCTGCCCGACCCGCCGAAAAGCTCTTCCTCCGGCTTCTCGTCCGGCGGCGGCTCCTCCGGTGGGGGCGGCGGCGGTGGCGGTGGGGGCGGCTGGTAA